In Erigeron canadensis isolate Cc75 chromosome 8, C_canadensis_v1, whole genome shotgun sequence, the DNA window gggtttttcatccaacttaggtgcctaacaacttcatattctcttcccccatatatatatgcctAAAACATAAAATAGAGTTAATTGCAGTAATCATCCTTGTGGTTTACACATTTTCGTGATTTTCATatcttaaagttatttttagtggaTTCAGTCTTTGATCTTTACTTTTTTAACACCTTACCTCCTTGGATGCAAAACACGAAAAGTATGCAAACTTTTTTAGTACTTTATATTCCTTAAAAGGATATTATCCactaaaaaaagtataaatcaaggacgaaatatctaaaatataaCTTGAGATGAAAACCACGAAAATGTGTAAACTAGGTGTTGATTTGTGCAATTAACtccataaaataaattaaaataaatgcaAGTTGTTCGGTACAACATCTAGCAGTAGTCTAAAAATTAATACCTTCCGCAGATATACAGAAGACAGAAATCACACTGAAATTAGTTCCCCGGAAAGCACTTTACTTGGAAGAAGTTAAATTTTGTTGATTTCATAAGTAATCATGAAACTAACTTCTGACTTACTGATGGTCACCATGCAAGTTCGTACATTGATCTTTATTTGAATACCATTCCCATTTGATGATTTGCATAACCATAATCACTATATGCGCGCTGGTCTTAAGTTGAGAAGCATTATTATGGAccactagtatatatatcaaattaatttgaagacatttcatcaaaagaTTCTTGTAGAAATTTTGCATAACCAGACAACAAAGTTGAAATCATAAGGCCTACCGATTGAAAGACTTGTTCAAGTTGAATTAGTCTCACGGTTAGAAATACCGATAGCCCAGATACAAACGTACATCTGATACCTGCTAATGCGAGTATATATATTGGTTACAAGTGTGAATGGTTTATTATAGCAAGTAGACATATATGTTCAATTAAAGAGAATGAGTTCTTTAAATATGTTGCTACACTTATTTCTTTTAGCACTTTTCATCTGTtgtgcttcttcttcttcttcttatctGAATACCAGCACTGTTTATAAATGCTCTCCACAGCAAAAACTTACTTTGGTTCTTTTTAAACAAAGCCTTACCTCTATCAACTTTTCAATCGATAGTCCCAGATATTCTCCATGTCAAGTTTGGCTAGGTTCTACGGGTTATTATCCAATTATGATGGATTGGAACACTAGCGCAGATTGTTGTGAGTGGGACAGAGTGACTTGCGACCACTCTACCGGTGATGTTATCGGTCTAGACCTTAGATGTGGTATGCTACAAGGTACCATCCATTCCAACACGTCCCTCTTCAATCTTCCCCGCCTTCAAAGACTCGCCCTGGGTTACAATGATTTTAGTGGTTCTCAACTTCCACGTGAAATTGGTAAGCTCTCAAATACTCTCACACTTCTCGACATGTCTTATGGTGGGTTTTATGGCCAAGTTCCAATGGACATCACACTTCTTCATAAGTTGGTGTATCTCGATCTGTCTTGGAATACATTCAATTTTGAACCTCATGCTTTCATTAATCTGCTTCAAAATTCTACTACTTTGGAAGAACTTTCGCTTTCATCTGTCAATATATCTTCATTTTTACCTACTAATCTTaatatatcttcttcttctttaaaaaTACTAAATCTTCACCAGACTGGATTGCAAGGAAACTTAcctgttaacatttttaaacttcAATCTTTGGAAATACTCGACTTATCCCTTAACAGTTTAGCAGGCCAAGTCCCTTGGGAAGTCTCACTTCTTCCAAAATTAGTTTCACTTGATCTTTGTGGGAGACTGTATTGTAATTTGAGCATTAAACCTCATAGTTTTAACGGTCTCCTTCAAAATTCTACTCTACTGAGACACCTTGGGGTTACTGGTGTTAATATAGGTATCTTGCCAACATATCTTACTATATCTTCTTCCTCTTTGAAAACATTGAATCTTCGTGGTACTGGTTTGCATGGGAAATTACCTCTTAACATCTTCAATCTTCAGTATTTAGAAGGGCTCGAAATGTCAGGAAACCCTAACCTTACTGGTTCACTGTCCATAGTTACCCCCAGCACAACCATCCCTCCTCTTACATTCTTAGGTCTATCATCCACCAACTTATCCGGAGAGATCCCTGACTCAATCGGACGATTAAAGTCTTTAAGGTACCTGGTTCTCTCACATTGTGGTTTTAGCGGGTCCATTCCCCAATCTATAGGTAGCCTCTCATATCTTATCTATCTAGACTTATCAAATAACAAACTCAATGGGATGTTGCCATCTTCGCTATTTTCTCTTCGATCATTAGAACAGTTATCCCTTGCTTATAATCAATTTGCTGACCATATTGATGTCCATGACAAAGTGCCCAATCTTCATACATTTTGTCAACTAACCAACCTCACTGCCCTAGACCTTTCACATAATAACTTGAGCGGTCGCTGGGAGTTGGATGCATTGTTATCGAGTCTCACAAGCCTTAAAAACCTCATTCTCTCCTACAGCGGCGTGTCTGTTATGACCAATGATGCTAATTATCATGTCAACCCAAATTTGGAGGTCTTAAGTTTAGCCTCTTGCAAGATAAAGGTGTTTCCCGATTCCCTAAGATCCATGAGAAATCTTCAATATTTAGATCTATCCAGGAACGAAATCCATGGCCACATTCCTCACTGGGCTGGGGTGATGGGAGGTAGCCAGTTGAAGGTTTTGAGTCTCTCAAATAACTTTATAACAGGCTTGCCACTTTTTCAGTGGTATGGACTCCAAGAACTACAACTTTCATCCAACCTGATTCAGGGACCATTCCCTCGATCAATTTGCAATTTGAGCAATCTAATGTTTATCGATGTGTCAAATAATAGCTTCGATGGAGTGATTCCACAATGCATTGGAAATATCACCCATTCTCTTCGTGTCATGAATCTGGGGAATAATTTTTTCCAAGGAACCATACCAAATGCATTCATGGACTGTGGAAGATTACAAGGGCTTATTATGAATGGAAATGAACTAGAAGGAGGGTTGCCAAGTTCCTTGTCCAAATGTCAATCCTTGGAAGTAATTGATTTGGGAAACAATCAATTAAATGGTACATTCCCGTACTGGTTAGGATCTCTTCCAAAACTGCAGGTTGTCGTCCTCAAGTCAAACAACTTCCATGGCATCATTGAAACCCCTTCTACAATAAAAGTGCCATTCCAAAGTTTACGAGTTCTTGACATTTCTCAAAATTGGTTTGTAGGCCAACTCCCTCAAAAATACTTCCAAAACTTCAATGCCATGAAAGTTTTAGGAATGAAGAGAACAAAACAAGAATATTTGTATTATTCTATCACTTTCACAGTGAAAGGAGTAGAGCAgcgttttcaaaaaattttagttGAATACACAATTATTGATTTATCGGATAACAGATTTGAAGGAGAGATTCCAAGTATTATCGGAAGTCTTAACTCAATGATAGTGCTCAATTTATCCCGCAACAGTCTCACTGGTCAAATTCCACATGCTCTAGGGGATCTTTCAGAGATTGAATCATTAGATCTGTCTTGTAACCAGCTCACAGGAGAGATCCCTCAAAGCCTTGTGGACTTGACGTTTCTTGAAtacttaaatctctcccaaaACCATCTCATGGGTCGCATTCCAGTTGGAAATCAGTTTAACACATTTGGAAGTAGCTCATTTTCCGGGAACCCAAAACTTTGTGGTCTTCCATTGCCTAAAAGGTGCCATGAGAATGTCGAAGGTGATGCAGATGACGATGAAGAAGAGAATTGGTTTACATGGAGAGTGGTGACGTTGGGATATGGCTGTGGGACTCTAATTGGATTAGTAATGGGATATTTCATGTTGTCAACCGGAAGACCAATGTGGTTCAATGCAATTTTTGATGCATGGGAGCATATGATCTTAAAGAACAGAAACAAGAAAAGATGCATATATATAGGAAGATGAAATTTGTTATTAGAAAAAGGTATGTAAtgaacatgtttttctttttctccaaATTGTGCAATACAATTaaacttgttataatttttgttttatccaGGTAAAGAGTTTTGGGCGCACTTGGACCTTCGGAATCATGTAGATTCATATTTCTAGTCCGTTTGGAATTACATTGTAATTTTAGTACATTGTTGTTAGGATTTATTGCTTAGTTTGTAGAGTGGATACTATGTGTTAATACAAGAACTTTAGAATCTATAAATAATCTTCCTTGATACATCGTTCAAAGACACGCAATCCCGCCAAAATATAGTATAGCAAGACAACAGTCAAGCGTCGTGAACCTCTATAAGAAATGCTCTATCAATTTTATAGAGCATATCTTGAACAAGTTGATTGCAATAATGCTACACAATGGTAAACTATGGAACCAATGTTACCCAGCACGGCAGCATGGCCACACTGCCTTCTTCCTCTTTAATGTGATGCTCTAaattgaaataactaaaaaaaagaaagaaaaaaaaaaaaaaaaaaagccggTAGCGTCATCCTATCATACATTCAACTTAATTAGCCTTTGTTGTATCTTCTACATAACTAGTTACATTACCCGGGCTTCGCCCCGGAAGACATAACGTTGTTTTCGAAAACCTTGTACACACGGGAGATAGACtcgtttgttttttgtttaaacgCATGTCCGAAAATGTATGATAGAGtacaaatgtaaaatatatatgtttaattgaaaaaaaaatgtggcaaaacggaaaaaaaaaaaatgaaaacatacTAAAACTATAATATTATATGTGAAATATGAAAAGAAATGGAATATATCATATAAATCAATGTAGAAACTGTACAAAATAGAAAGACAGATTAACGCGGATATCATATTAACTTTGtacaatatattgtaaaaagCCAAAAACAATTTAAAGAACGACAACTTTAGTTAAAAGTATAAAGCAAAAGTAAAaacgtaaaacaaataaacaaactcatttgagtaaaatggacatgattTGCATTAGTTTTTTGTAACTCTCTACACTAAAATACCATCCAACGATGGTTAACACCCATTTGAGAAAAAAGACTTAACTCTTAGTTAGAAAAAAGGACCTCATTTTCATCCGTTATTGTTAACCGTTAGAAACTCAAACAAAAATTAACGGCCATTAAAAAAGAGGACTACTGTTGCAATATATTAAACGACATGGACTAATAATGCTGAAAAATTCGTTAAAAACTCAAACAGAATGTAACGATCGTTAAAAAAGAGGACTGTTATTGCAAACTATTAAACAACAGGGACTGATGTTGTTGAAAAACATGGACGCACGGATTTCAAGTAACGCTATTTTgtccccg includes these proteins:
- the LOC122610133 gene encoding receptor-like protein 6; translation: MDWNTSADCCEWDRVTCDHSTGDVIGLDLRCGMLQGTIHSNTSLFNLPRLQRLALGYNDFSGSQLPREIGKLSNTLTLLDMSYGGFYGQVPMDITLLHKLVYLDLSWNTFNFEPHAFINLLQNSTTLEELSLSSVNISSFLPTNLNISSSSLKILNLHQTGLQGNLPVNIFKLQSLEILDLSLNSLAGQVPWEVSLLPKLVSLDLCGRLYCNLSIKPHSFNGLLQNSTLLRHLGVTGVNIGILPTYLTISSSSLKTLNLRGTGLHGKLPLNIFNLQYLEGLEMSGNPNLTGSLSIVTPSTTIPPLTFLGLSSTNLSGEIPDSIGRLKSLRYLVLSHCGFSGSIPQSIGSLSYLIYLDLSNNKLNGMLPSSLFSLRSLEQLSLAYNQFADHIDVHDKVPNLHTFCQLTNLTALDLSHNNLSGRWELDALLSSLTSLKNLILSYSGVSVMTNDANYHVNPNLEVLSLASCKIKVFPDSLRSMRNLQYLDLSRNEIHGHIPHWAGVMGGSQLKVLSLSNNFITGLPLFQWYGLQELQLSSNLIQGPFPRSICNLSNLMFIDVSNNSFDGVIPQCIGNITHSLRVMNLGNNFFQGTIPNAFMDCGRLQGLIMNGNELEGGLPSSLSKCQSLEVIDLGNNQLNGTFPYWLGSLPKLQVVVLKSNNFHGIIETPSTIKVPFQSLRVLDISQNWFVGQLPQKYFQNFNAMKVLGMKRTKQEYLYYSITFTVKGVEQRFQKILVEYTIIDLSDNRFEGEIPSIIGSLNSMIVLNLSRNSLTGQIPHALGDLSEIESLDLSCNQLTGEIPQSLVDLTFLEYLNLSQNHLMGRIPVGNQFNTFGSSSFSGNPKLCGLPLPKRCHENVEGDADDDEEENWFTWRVVTLGYGCGTLIGLVMGYFMLSTGRPMWFNAIFDAWEHMILKNRNKKRCIYIGR